A segment of the Stigmatopora nigra isolate UIUO_SnigA chromosome 15, RoL_Snig_1.1, whole genome shotgun sequence genome:
tctccctccctccctctcctctctTTTTATTAGTTCCACATTAATGGCTGGTCTCTCCCTACAGCGACGGGTCTTTTGGAGGGAGGGTGATCcgacatacattgatgcgattggtaTCCCCAGGGCCGTACCAATTGAGTATAAGTTGGCTAATCAAATTGGAGCAGAACGggagtctttttttcttttgattactccaaataaaaatgtggatagGATAAATTACCTTCATTGCAATGACTTGGAAATTATAgacaaaaacttggaaattatactgaacagggttTTGTAGCAATAAAGAAACAGCTGGCAGCCACCAGTCTCATGGTTTTCCAGGACCACATTGCGGTTGATATGCATCTGGTAGAACAAGGAGGCATTAGTGCAATGTTAGGAGATCAATGTTGCACCTTTATACCCAACAACACatcacccgatgggtccctaaccagaCCCATTGAAGGCCTGCAGACGCTGAACTGGAATATGAAGAAGCATTCTGGAGTGGAACTATCCGCCTGGGCAAACTCGTCATATAAGACCTTTGGCAAGTATAAAGATTTGGGCCTTCTGTTGGAATCTCTGTAGCCATTTTTGCTAATACTttgacattgtgtgggtgttgtcttatcccctgctTATGCACTTTGCTAAGTCAACTTATAGCTTACACAATTCGCCTTACAAATTCCAAATTACAAGAATTAGATGCTCTCATTACATAGAACACTGGGGAGAGCATTGATGTCCATAATTATACTAATGGTGAATTGGATGagaatgattttgttcttctttACATTACTATTAACTTGAGTTTCATATTACGTACTATGTTTGCTTGAAACAAAGCAAATGACTGATAATCTTAACTAGTCTAAATAAGAGGAACCAGAATGAACTTGACTCCTAGTTTTCTTTGCTAATAAACTTAAGTCTCGGATGTCTAAACAAAGAGGATCCAGAGAACTGCATCTGCGTCCACCACAGACTTCCAGACCATCTGTTTTGACTTTTGACGTCTCACTTGTATTTTCACCCCCTTCGAACTGAGACgtccattgtaactagggtccttgaatttaataaaacaacaaaaaaggtatgtgttaggttcattaataattaccctttgtaattatcaataactgcaggcagacatcttattcaattatagacatttaattaaatagattggatcacagataagtaaccttaagggaggcgatcttccaaagtatccctcccgaacagtattttgcgtacagctttaaggcattaaaacaaaaacaatcacgccttcatttgaactaacaatcatataacaattacataaagaagcccgaagtgcgtcacaagtgttatggacgtggcagaaacaatatctttgttatgggctccgttgctggaaatggcagatatcgagtccttgcccgatcaacaaccctcacagtcTGATACTGGGTATttggatgtagcgtcaacaatacttggagaagtccatgtgagagtggactaggtggcagtttatgacctcaacactttgagaataataagagaatgatttaacaaagaaacgacttaatacaactatatttataatagtaatacagaataaacccaacagtatgTAAGGACAGAAGAGAGTTGGGAGGTTGCCTCAACGGTCGTTCTCTCATTGCAAGTGAAACATTCCAGACAACtgtcttttcctctttatttgtgcgtgcatttggggAATGCATATTGTTGAACCTATCAGAGTCCGTGGAAAGAGTTCTAGAGAGTGCTCCATCGGGAACTCCCTTGTTATGCTGGGGGACTTCGTTACTCAGGTGGACAATAACAGTGAGACCTGGAGGGCCGTGATTAGGAAGAACGGCCTGATTGCAACCagagtggtgttctattgttggatttctgcgctTGCCATGaattgacaataatgaaaacCATGGTCAAGCAAAAGTGTGCATATGTGCACTTGGCACCAGAACACCATAGGCTGCAGTTCGATGATTGACTTTGTGGTCATATCATCGGATTTGCAGCCACATGTCTTGGACACTCAGATAAAGAGAGGGGCCGAGCTGTCAACCGATCACCATGTGGTGGTGAGTTGGCTGCAATGGTGGGGGAGGATGCCGCTGTGGCCCGGCAGACCCAAAAGTTTTGTGAGGGTCTGCCTGGAATGCCTTTCAGAGTCCCCCATCAGAAGGAGTTTCAATTCCCCCCTACGATAGAGTTTCATGTCTGGGAAGAAGCTGGGAACATTGAGTCTGAGAGGACAATGTTCCGCGCCTCTATTGCCGAGGCGGCAGATCGGAGCTGCGGCTGCAAGGTTGTCAGTGCCTGTTGTGACAGCAACCCCCAAACTCTCTGGTGGACACCGGCGGTAACGGATGCTGTCACACAGAGGGGTCTTTTTGGCCCACGGAACTCTACAGGCAGCTGACGGGTACCGGCTGGCCAAGCAGCAGCTCCGGTAGTCTCTGAAGGAAAAAACGACAATGGGAGGAGTTTAGTGAGGCAATGGAGAACTACTTCCGGGTGGGTTCAAGGGAATTTTGGTCCACCATCAGATTTATCAGGAAGGCAAAGCctaccaaaccctaacccaccaACACACCTTCCCACGAGGAGGCAGAGCCTGGGAACTCTGAGGCTGAAGTCACTGAGGTAGTTAAAAAGTTTCTCAGTAATGGATGAGGTCCACCTGGAGTTTCTAAAGGCTCTGGATTTTGTGGGGCTGTCTTGATTGACACATCTCTGTAGCATTGTTGCGGCATCATGGTGgtcctctttttaaaaaaatgggacagGAGGATTTGATTCAACTATAGGGGAATTACACACCTCAGCCTCCCCGGTAAGAACTATTCGGGGGTACTGTAGTTCGCCCAACAAATCTATGTGCTTTATGGACTTGGAGGAGGCGGTCGACTGTGTCCCCCTGGGATTCTTTTCAGTGGTATTCCAGGACTGTGGGGTTCTAGAATCCGTTATGGAGGGTCGGGTTCCTCTATTACCGGTGTCAAAGGCTGGTCCGTATAGCTGGCAGTAAGTCCGATCCGTTTCTATTGGGGGTTGGACCCTGCCATGGCTGCCATATGTCACTAATTTTGGTCATCACCTTTATGGACCAAATATCTAAACGTAGCTGTGGTCTGGTTTGGTGGCCTCAGTATCGCATCTGTGCTTTTTGCAGATGGTGTGGTTCAGTTGGCCTCATCAAGTCATGATCTCCAACTCAGTGGAACGATTTGCAATAGAGTGTTAAAAAAAGGGGCATGTCCCACCGGGTCAGGGCTAAAGTCCTTTCCCAAATGGAGTTTAAGTATCTAGGGGTCTTGTTCACGAGTGAGGTTAGAAAAGGGTGGGAGATCAACAGGCAGATCGGTGCAgcgtctgcagtgatgcagacaTTGCATCGGTGTGTCgtggtgaagaaggagctgaGCCAAAAGGCACAGCTCTCCATTTACCAGTCGATCTATGTTCCCACCCTCATCTATGGTCTCGAGCTGTGGGTCGAGACCGAAAGAACAAGACCCCGGATGCCTGTTTCCTCCGCAGGGTGACCGGACACACCCATAGGGATAAGCTTGGTCTTCCGGGAGGGGCTCGGAGTAGAACCACTGCTCCTCCAAATCGAGATGAGTCAGATAAATTGGCTTGGGCATCCGGTTAAAATAAACCCTGTACTACTCCCTGGTAAGGTTTTCCGGGCAGGTTTCACTGGGAGGAGGTAGCTGGGGAGAAGtaagtctgggcttccctgcttAAGCTGTTGCCCAACCTCGGAAAAATAGAAGATCAGATGAGATGCTAGTAGGTGGCTTGTGGCCGCATTGCCGTCATTTCAGTCAACCCCATGCCAGTTTCTTATCTTCAGTTTTTCATCGAAAAATATCAGGATCCACTTATTCATTTCGCTCCCAccaataattttaaacaaaaactctGTGGCCACAAACAGCGGTCAAAAGAGTTGCTTTAGTGAGGCTTTAATAGGAAGTCAGTGGAGAATCAGGcgggacaatttcaaaataaaaaaaacaagaaatttgttttggttgattttgtaaattggatcttgtttttgcaTAATGAAATGGTCATTTGCATCTGTGTTTCGTAACCTAAAAATTTAGTAGTTTGAGGCATTACATAAGTAGAGGTGAGGCAGCATATATTAGAAGATATAAGGCGGCCCAGTGGGTGAATGGTTAGCGCATCTGCCTCGCGGTTCTTAGAACAGGGGTTCAATTCTGTGTTCTTCCCAGGGTTGTTTGGATTTTCTCCTGGTAGTCCGGTTTTCTTCCtcatcccaaaatcatgcattgtaggctgggTGAACTCtcaattgccccaaggtatgagtgtgagcataaatggttgtcctcttccttgtgccctgcaattgggtgGCAACCAATAGAGGGTGTTgttggggtaggctccagcaccccccccccccccccccccccgatgaTCGCCGTCAATACTTGGCAATTTGACATAGTTGAATTGTacctcagtggttatgcaaccTACATGGACATAAATTGTAAGAATCctcaatatatttattaatacatttctgGGTAGAATAGATTAGTAGTTTGCCTTTCCATTTCTTTAGTGTCCCAACACAACTATGTATGATTTAATAAAATCAATAATGTTCACAGCttgcattgttattttttatacaaatttaacatttttactgcAAATGAATATCAGCCCGGAAAACCTCATTTTGTTCTTTCTAATATAAAGGTTTTTTTCCCTAAATCAATATCTGTAAGGAGGTCTAAATATTATCATATTTACTCgaatataagccacatttgtgggagaaaaaaatgatgactgaattgagggtacggcttataagcACGCGAGAAAATGCAGCcgatagtcatttatttcaaaattgagaaaagaaacagataaaacgccagacaaaatttattttgatgtctatgaatgaaattcaagaagaaaaagaaaaaacaaacgtatcttgcataaaacgtgaaaaaaactccCTTGTCCCTGTCACTGCTCTCTAAGGGCTGCTGTCTTATCTAGTCAAATGTGCTCTGACTGACCAGACGTGAGAAGCCTTGATGTGTTCGTAGCTCTTACCATGTCAggacatcccaatagttgtgtGTCCCATGCTATTAGTATTggacccagagacttggtgaacactattCCGCTCCAGACACAATTCCTGGTTGTGCTTATGCCATTTCCTTTTGgaaaggaaatgattgtacatctgcgattatgaaataaaacaaaattccactttgatttttttcttttttgttcgaaattgacaactattgcagtaatatgaaccatagaaaaaaatcaagatatttCAATATTAGAAGCAATTTCGCCACCACatcatcaaattttaatttttgtcttttaaaaagtaACAGGTTGtcatcaaaatacttttttttaacttgaataatttgatatttcgcATTTACAAAGagaggcatattaacttccttgtgatattgaccctaataatgtgcattTGAGTCGTACagtcatacagtatctcagacactcttgtttcctcccacattccgaaaacatgcatgggaggctgattggacactttaaaattccctaggtatgggtgtgactgtgcatggttgtctgtctccttgtgccctgcgattggctggccactgattcacaGTGCCTCtgccccggagtcagctggaataggctccagcaacccccgcgaccctagagGATAAAGGGGTTTAGAAAATCAGAtgagtatctcagaaataaatgcgatgatttttcttatgaTTTTACCTttaaagtaagacatttgtactcctattaaaactatgaacatggaggtgaacattttgaatcgggcggcttatacgcgagaaattgcaaaattcaactattttaacgGTGCAGCTCATGCCCGGACtacttatatgcaagtaaatatggtAGTTTTTTATATTATACTCATCTGCCAGAAGAGCCATTGCAGAATGAGTTAACAGCCGACCGCTGATAGTTTTATGCAGTTTAAATGTTACGCTTTTCTTTTCCAAACTAGAGGGCTGTACGACGGGTCATTTGATTTGAGTGTATGATAGGAAGAAGACTTGGAAAACAGGTTGGATAGCCACTAGTCAGGACCGGACAGGGGGACTTGTGGTATAGGACCTTGCATATGTTATTCATCTCACAAGGGAAGGGTCCGTCATTCTGAAGTTGCTTACCTttcaatatatacaatatacaaaACAATGCAACTTGTCACACAACACATTTATTTACCCATGGTTGACTTAACCGTAATGTTTAAACATACAATAGATTACATTCACGCATTAAAAGGTATGCTTTCACATGACACGTATCTGAAATGCAAACAAGCAATTCTAATCCTCAGTAAACAATTTAGTAATATGTCTCTTTATTGTTACAACTTCTGCACTTTAAAACAGTTCATTTCTCTTCAGCTTTCGATCTTAGTGGAAGCCAAGACTCTTTGTGTAACTGCTCATTTGATTCCACAATCCTAACTGTGGCTGCTACTGATACTTGCAGATGCTCTGGTAGGTGCAAAAACTCATCTTCATTAATGTCAtagtttgtcatttttgaatccAGGTTCCACCAACGGCCAACAAAGCCTATATCCATTATGTGTCTAGGGAACTCTCGCCACTGCTTTGCCAAACTAGAACAGTGAGCTTCATACAGTGTGCTATCAGGGCTATGGTCAGTAAAATAGATCAGAGAGAGTAGACCCAGATTAACATGGAACAGGCGACCCTCATTGCGAAGCTGAAGCAGACTCTGCACATGGCTATCAGAAGTTGCATTGCGGATCCATGATGACAGAAGACCCAGCTGGTTGGCGTGTTTAAGAAGTGCAGCTTCAAATGATGAATAATCAGGCTTGGAAGAGAAACAAGCGAATACACCTCCAAGAACGGTAAAGGAAACTGATGCCTTGACAGGATGTTCCCACATGCCAACTACCATTTCACTACATGCTTCTTTGTAATCTGATAGCAGACTACGGCTCCATGtaccttaaaaaaacaagatgagtAAAGTGAAATCAAAGTTGTCATTTAACAAATATCCCATGAAACAAGAGAGTGAGATTACACCCTTGTACAAATGTTTTGATAGACTGAATAAGAACGTGCTGAAAACGTTTCACTGCAAGAGGACAACCACCCAGAGATGAAATTACTCAAAACAAGAATCTGTAATTGTTtagtcattttcagtttttttctaaaatttgtATTTGAGACATGACAACTCCATAGATATTTCAAATGACATGCTGGCTTTAGgtcacattaaaataaaaattataatatacagtaataccttgtcccacattccgaaaacatgcatggtaggctgattgcacactgtaaattgccccctaggtatgggtgtgagtgtgcatggttgtccgtttccttgtgccctatgatcggctggccaccgaccgattcagggtgaagtcccccgcctctagcatggagtcagctgggataggctccagcaccccttctaatttcatttaaatcttTATACTTTGACATaggagtgccccgacatatggccaatttgagatacgagtaaaatttcgggcaaatacatacctgtcaacttgtatgctttatacgtattttatacgttttttttaccatttcaaatcatgtacgccgtacaccgacttttgtagggggaatttctttttattttttaaatcgccgATATTTATGAACGATctcaagaccgttttggctaaaatccagatagtctcgtaggctggtagccaacgacgctactgtcatcgaccgttactattgtcacggtatacgagcaaaaattatcctcaacgtatatggatttttttagcggtgcgtacgacaatatcgataaaggatgacatgcgcatgcgtagatatacatagggTTAAtttcgtggaagcaagcatggaggagccacctagtaagaaacgaagaACTCAAGGATTGGGTTGACACCAGAAAGAATGGGAGTTACTTCAAGGTGAATATGCTGGCTGGATTAAAGCATTTAACTGATAAAGTCTGCTAAATCATGCACATTGGCTTACAATAGGAAGCACTGAAGGCACAGTttattgcattgtaaactttttaaattgaataaaagacTTTGTATGCAAATGACCTTTGCTATTTCTATTACACTGTCTGGTTACCGAGAGTAAACATGtttcgtacggtgtttgtaaggctttttgggggtttgtacggggaatcataatcatttataagggaatctattggcagaggttgacaggcatgc
Coding sequences within it:
- the timm29 gene encoding mitochondrial import inner membrane translocase subunit Tim29, which translates into the protein MNWAGKIFVVDMALRLVTRRIFVGGDTSITLRSKSYWGKIQDSKAGTWSRSLLSDYKEACSEMVVGMWEHPVKASVSFTVLGGVFACFSSKPDYSSFEAALLKHANQLGLLSSWIRNATSDSHVQSLLQLRNEGRLFHVNLGLLSLIYFTDHSPDSTLYEAHCSSLAKQWREFPRHIMDIGFVGRWWNLDSKMTNYDINEDEFLHLPEHLQVSVAATVRIVESNEQLHKESWLPLRSKAEEK